The DNA segment CCCCTTTTTTAATGACCACATATTTAGGTCCCATCTCTCTTATTTTTTGAGCTGCAACCACCAATGAATATTCGCCGGTTAATTGCCTAGCCTCTTCATCGTTAATCGTAATTACATCTACCTTAGCAATGACTTGTTTTAATTCGGCTAACGCATGATCCATCCAAAAATTCATGGTATCTAATACTATTAATTTTGGCGAATCCATTTGCTCAATTACGCTTAATTGGACGAGTGGGTGCAAGTTTCCTAACATCACTACTTCAGCATCTTTATAGCTTTCAGGTACTTTTGGCTGGAAATTTTCCAATACATTCAACTCGGTTGCCAAGGTGTCGCGGGAATTCATATCGTTATGGTATTTACCACTCCAAAAGAATGTTTTTCCCTCCTTAATAATTTCAAGTCCTGAAACATCCAAATTATTGTTTTTCAGCATAGCGATATATTCTTCTGGAAAATCACCTCCAACTACTGAAACAATGGCGCCATCGGCATTAAATTGACTAGCAGCCAATCCTATATATGTAGCGGCGCCACCTAATATTTTATCGGTTTTGCCAAAAGGCGTTTCAATAGCGTCGAAAGCAACGGTACCAACTATAACAAGTTTGCTCATATCTAATGCCCGCAAAAGCGGGTATCTTTTTAAGGTTTCTATCTAATTTTGAAAGTACAAAGATATGGTTTTGGGTTTGGAAATGCTAAAAAAATAAACCCCTCAGTTTTTAAAGCCGAGAGGTTTTTCTAAAATGCATGAAGACTATTTATTTTTGAATGGTAATATAAGTTCTTGTATCTGAATCATCAAAAATGTCTTTAACCTCTTTTAACTCTCCGTTAATATAAAGCTCAAAAGTTCTTTCGAAGTTAGATTGTAAAATATCTATTATTTTTAATGTGTCAAATTCTTCGTTGGGATATTGTAATACATATTGTCTTTCATTTGTCCAACTATCATCTTCCTTTACTTCGTCATTTTCCCAGCCTTGGCCATAAACCAATGCAATATATTCACTTTCCGGGCAATTGTCATTAGGACATTCGGGACCGAACAAAACCATCTCATTATCAAAAGTGTTTACCCTGCCTAAATTGCTCAATTCAGGGTTTTCGGTACTATATGTAATTTCGCCATCCTCTTTAGACTGAACAAGGCCAATTTTAACTTCGTTGTTTTCAAATAAAGAGCCATCCTGTATTAAAAATTGAAAATAGAGTTCTTTATTGTCTGGATCATTTTGAGGTGTTGTACTTTCTTCTTTGTTACAAGCAACAAATAAAGAAAGGCATACCAATAAGGTGCTAAAATAAAATACTGTTTTCATGATGTTGATTTTTAAATTAAGACCGCTATTTCTCTATAGTAATATAATTAGCGCTAAACAGACTAAAATTAGTTGGTTCACCTAGAATTTCTTTCTCTTGTCCATTAAGGAAAAAAGTGAAATCAGTCGATGGTGGATTTGTATAAAAACGCTCTCTTATTCGAAGCGTATCGGTATCATCACCTTGATATCTTAGCAAGTAGTATCTATTAATGTCGTAAGCATCTTCTTCCTCATATTCAATATTTTCCGGACTCATAGAAAAAATGAATCCAATATAATCACCTAGACAACTTTGTCCTGCACATTGCGTGCCAGTTAAAGTTTTATCTATATCGTCTAGATACTCTACTTTCCCCATTGGCACCCAATGGATAATTTCGCCAGTGGGAACTATTTCACCATTTTCCATTTTCATTTCATCTGACAATTCAACACTTCCATTTTCAAAAAAACTTCCGTCTACTTTTGAAATATCAAAATATAAAAAATAATCTGCAGGGATACCTCCACTATCATTGCTTTCGTCTTTATTACAGCCTGCACACAATAACAGGAATAAGCTGCTTAAATATAGTAATGCTTTCATAATTTTATTTTTTTAAGATTAATTTTTTAGTGAAATATTTTTCTTGCCCAATAAGCTTTACAAAATAGATACCCGAGGAATAATTTTGTATGTTTAATGAAAAGGTATCCTTTTTATATCTTTTTTGTCTATAGAGTACTTGGCCCAACAAATCATATAAAATCAATGTATATTTGGTTTGATCTGGTGGCACAATAGTGATACGTCCTGATGTTGGATTTGGATATAGTTGCAAATCTCCAGTAAATTTAACAGGCAGATTCGTTTCATTGGATAGTACTACATTATTTCCAGTTTCTATAGCGAGTATTGAATCAGAATGTTTTTCAGTTTCTGTTTTTTCACTGTTTGGACGTGTCGAAAAACATTGCTGTGCTGGTGGTGGCGGATCTCCATGCACAATTGTTTTTTGTCCAAATACACTGCCATCACAGAGCCCAGTTACTTCTAAATCGAGTATTGTTTCGTCTGAAGGATGAACCGCTAATGCCACATCTACTTCATTAGTCCCTTGTCCCGAGACAATAGAGCCATGGGTTACGCTCCAATCATAATTTACAGATGGAAAATCAGGTGCTGTGTATGTATAAGTAAAAAGTGGGCACGCTTGGTCGAGTCCGTCAATATCAATGGTAAAAATATCTAAAACACTAAATTTTGCTGTCTTTGTACCACAATTGGGTGTTACTTTTATCACACCACCAAAATCGCTGACTGCCTCTACAGTAAGGGTATTGGTGCCTTGACCGCTTAAAATATTCATATTATACGGTGGATCCCAAGTATACTCTGTAACACCCGGCAAGGTATTTACAGTATAAGTAGCGGTTTGCCCTGCGCAAATACTTGAAGGGCCTGTAATTTCAAAATTTGGATAATTAATGCCAATGTCGCCAATGTAACCGTACATTTTTCCAACTTGCAATGGAGAAAAAGAATTTCTACAATTTGATGGTGCATAGCTCATTATATTTGTAACATCAGGAGTCCAATTATCATTCCAGTTATCAGAACCTCCATCCATGGTATTATAATCACAAGGAAAATCTACATAAGATTCAGGGACTCTTCCGATTTTTCTTAATCCAGGATCAGCTTGTGTATCACATAAAGCATCGCCATTAATTTCACATTTTAAATCATCAATCGTACTAACACAAAAAACACCCTGTCTTTTAGACCTGCTTACAGCCTCTTGGTAACAATTACCGGCACTTTCGTTATAATGTTCACTGGAACGGGAGGTTTCTTGGGTGTGTAAGAGCCCTAATGTATGCCCTATTTCGTGTCCTAAAGTTTTTGATATAGACGAAGACCCTCCAATACTTACAGCGCAGGTGTATGCCCTTGGGTCAGGTATGCCTGGAAAAAGCTCGAAAGGAAAATTTGCTTTGCCTCCCCATATTTCCCTATTGGGGGGAGGAGCGGAATGTAAAACAAAATGCACGTTAATTGCACCTGTTGTTTTGTTGCTTAACGTGTAATCATCAAAATATTGTTCTCCATAATTTGCATAATTACTGTTATTTACCTCACTAATATCACATAATAAGTAGAAATTAATATTGCTTTCATATGCATAAAGAGAATTTAATTGGTCAATAACATTGTAAACTTGACTGTTTGAAATATTTCCGGCACCATTGTCATTTTTATAAATCCAAGCTTTGATGGGAATGTTTCTTTTATAACTTTCTGCGGAAAACCTGCTTTGATCCATAACCATTTTGGCGGTTCCTTCCATTACATTCTTCATATAATTGGTATCGATATTTACTTTGTTTTCCAAAAGTATGTCCACCAATTTTTGATTATTGCCAAAGAACTTGTCGTTTTTATAGGCTCCTGGCGCTGCTTCTGTACCACAATCTAGAGGGTCAGGGTTTTTTTGTGAAAAAAGTATAAAAGATGAAAACAGTAAAAATAGAAATAAAGTCCCTTTTAAAAAATTGAGGGGGGGGGGTAGTGGTTAGCTTCATAATATGTAGTTTTAATAAATTACAATTGTCTTATTGGCAAAACCGTTTACACGAAAAAAAACCTTTTTAAACAGAGTTTTAGTTAGCCAAAAATTGCTTGTTATTAATTTAGGGAGCCAAAATGTAGGATAAATCTACAAAAATTATGTTAATTTAAAAAAGATATAAATGGGAAAGGTTTTATTTGCGACAATAGCCTATTTCCTCCCAAAATCTGCTGGAATTTCGCCCCACGCTTTGGTTTCCCATTTAACCACTTTGGTGGAATAAGTGTTTGTTTTAAGCCAAGTTTCGGCTCGGGCAATTAATTCAAATAACGATTTATTTTTTGAAGACTTCTTTAATTTAGTGTTGCATTTTTTTCGTTTTACCCACCCCATCGCAATTTTGCTGTCCGTATAAATAATACGGTCGCTATTAATCTTTTTTAAATAGGCTAATCCGTGAACCAATGCTAAAAACTCACCCACATTATTTGTGCCTTGCTTAAATGTCCCTTGATGAAACAATTGCTTATGCGTTTGCGTATCTACACCGCGATATTCCATTTTCCCAGGGTTGCCGCTAGAAGCCGCATCAACAGCGATGGAATATAAGTTTGGCTGGCCTATTTTGGCTAATTGCTCTTTGGTGAGTGTTTTTTTCTTTTTGGTATTTTTTCCTTTATAGTCAGCATATTCTTTACTGAAGGCAATTTTTGCTTCTTTTAAACTTTCAAAGCTTTTGTATTGTGCACCGGTAACTCCTGTAATAGCTTTTTTGCATTCTTTCCAACTGTGAAAAATTCCTGCTGGGTTTCCAAACCAGACTACATAATATTTTTTGGTCTTTGCCATCAGTTAGTTTCTTCTCCAATTAATACTTGTTCAATCACTTTCGGGAAATGCTTATATTCTAATGTATGCACTTTTTCCGCAACTGTTTTTGGTGTTTCATTATCTGAAAGCGGCGTTTTTTCTTGAAATATAATAGCACCTTCATCATAATTTGCGTTCACATAATGAATTGTAATACCAGTTTCAGGTTCTTTATTTGCAATAATTGCTTCGTGAACATAATTCCCATACATTCCTTTTCCGCCATATTTAGGAAGCAAAGCCGGATGGATATTTATTACTTTGTTAGGGTATTCTTTTAAAATTAATTCAGGAAACTTCCATAGGAATCCTGCTAACACAATTAAGTCTGGTTTGGTTTCTTGGAGCGTTTTTAAAATACCATCTTCAGAAAATAAATTTTCCTTATTAAAGTATAGCGATTTGATATTGTGTTTTTTAGCCTTTTCTAGCACCTTGGCATTCTTCTTGTTTGACAACACAAGAACAACTTCACCAACATTAGATTGTTTAAAATATTTTATTATATTTTCGGTATTGGTACCACTACCGGAAGCGAATATGATAATGCGTTTTTTCATCAAAATAATAATGAGGTTTTCAAGAAGTAATATAAAATAAATAACAAAAGTAAGGTAATAGGGTTTTACTTCTCCCAAAAATGTTTAAATTGGTATTCACATTTTATGTTTAAAATGGTGTATTAAATTAAAAAATTTTATTTTTGCCACTTAATTAAATTTTAAAAACAAAGATTATGTCAGACATTGCATCAAGAGTAAAAGCAATTATAGTAGACAAACTAGGAGTTGATGAGAACGAAGTTGTTAACGAAGCAAGCTTTACAAACGACTTAGGAGCTGATTCCCTAGATACAGTTGAACTTATTATGGAGTTCGAAAAAGAATTTGATATCCAAATTCCAGATGATCAAGCTGAAAACATTGCAACAGTAGGTCAAGCAGTTTCATATATAGAAGAAGCTAAATAAATTTAGTCCTTTATGGAACTTAAGCGAGTTGTAGTTACAGGTCTTGGAGCACTTACGCCTATTGGTAATACTATTCCTGAGTATTGGGAAGCATTAATCAATGGAAAGAGCGGTTGTGCCCCTATTACTTATTTTGATGCTGAAAAGTTCAAAACTAAATTCGCTTGTGAGCTAAAAGATTTTAAACCAGAAGATTTTTTTGATAGGAAAGAAGCCAGAAAACTGGATCGCTTTGCCCAATATGCTTTAGTTTCTTCAGATGAGGCCATTAAAGATGCGGGAATAAACCTAGACGAAGTTGATAAATTTCGCGTAGGTGTTATTTGGGGTGCTGGTATTGGCGGACTTGAAACCTTTCAAAATGAGGTAATAAATTTTGCAGAAGGGGACGGAACACCACGTTTCAACCCCTTCTTTATTCCTAAAATGATAGCAGATATTGCCCCTGGTAATATTTCTATTAAACACGGCTTTATGGGGCCTAACTATACTACGGTCTCTGCTTGTGCATCTTCCGCCAATGCAATGATTGATGCTTTAAACTACATTAGGTTAGGGCATTGTGACGTGATTGTAACTGGGGGTAGTGAAGCTGCAGTAACCAAAGCAGGTATGGGAGGATTTAATGCTATGCACGCCCTTTCAACCCGAAATGAAAGCCCTGAAACAGCATCAAGACCTTTTGATGCAACCCGTGACGGATTTGTATTAGGAGAAGGTGCTGGCGCATTGATTCTTGAAGAATACGAACATGCCAAAAAGCGTGGAGCTAAAATCTATGCCGAAGTTGTTGGTGGCGGGATGTCTAGTGATGCCTACCATATGACAGCTCCTCATCCAGATGGTATTGGCGTAGAGCGCGTAATGCTTAACTGTCTGCGAGATGCAGGAATGAGTCCTAATCAAGTCGATGCCATTAACACACACGGAACTTCAACACCACTAGGTGATGTGGCCGAACTGAAGGCGATCACCAAAGTATTTGGGGAACACGCTAAAGACATTAATATAAATTCTACCAAATCCATGACCGGACACTTATTGGGTGCCGCCGGTGCAATTGAAGCGATAGCTTCTATTTTAGCCATGGAAAATAGTGTAGTACCACCTACTATTAATCATACTACAGCAGATGAGAACATTAACTCATCGCTTAACCTTACCCTTAACAAAGCCCAAGACCGCGAAATTAAAGTAGCGATGAGCAATACCTTTGGCTTTGGAGGACACAACGCTTGTGTGCTGTTCAAAAAACTGGACGCATAAACACTAGATGACATCTATAAAACACATATTCAATTCCCGCACCACAAATGACGGGGATTTTTTTTATGCGATGAAAAAAATTCTAGGCTTTAAACCCAAGAATATTTCAATTTATAATGAAGCGTTCACCCACAGATCCCTTCATGAGAAAAACAACGAAGGACAACCCCAAAACTACGAGCGCTTAGAGTTTTTAGGCGATGCCATGCTAGGCTCAGTGATTGCAGCCCACCTTTTTAGTAAAGTGCCTTCAGGCGATGAAGGGTATCTTACCAAAATGCGCTCTAAAGTAGTAAGCCGCGAACATTTGAACGAATTAGGACGGGATTTAAACCTTATCAAGTTTTTAAAATCCTCCGTTTCTTCTGATCAATTTGGAGGGAATATTCACGGCAATATCTTTGAAGCTTTGGTAGGTGCAATTTATTTAGACCGTGGCTACAAGTATTGTGAAAAATTCATCTATAAACGGGTGATAAAACCATATGTTGATATTGAACGCTTGGAAGGTAAGATAATTAGCTACAAAAGTATTTTCATTGAATGGTGCCAAAAAACAAAACAGCATTTTAAATTTAATATCTATGAAGATACTGGTAAAGATGAATTGAAACACTTTGCAGTTAAACTTCAACTAGATAACGAAACAATAGCCAAAGCAAGGGCTACGTCAAAAAAGAAAGCTGAAGAACGAGCCGCCAAAAGAGCCTATTATAAGTTTCAGTCAAAAATTGACAAAGAATTAAACTAAGCCGTTCGAAAGTTCCCTAAAGTATCCTTATTTTTATGCTAAAATCCGTTATGGGTAAACATAGATTAGTGCTCGAAGACGATTTTAGAGAAAATTTTCAGATACTAGCCATTCACTGTGCTGTAGAGCCCTATAAAATGGCGTTCTATCTAAATAAATACTTACAATTACGGTTAAAAAGACGACGAACAGATCTTGAATTTTCAAAAGATGGATTAGAAGTTCAGTTTCCGTTGTTTGAATTTGAAAACACTGCAAATTACACGGTGTACAATCTCGTTTCAAATACCTGCAAATCTGCTACTGCGCATACAACAGCTAGCGGAGGATTGTTTGAGTTAAATACTTCGGAAGAATATGTAACCACCTATTTAATTCCGGAGTATAAAAAAGTAGATTATTTTTTGAAAATCACGTCAGAGCACGATCAGGTTTCAATAAACACACTACTTTCAGAAGTAAATAAAATAAAATCCATTATTTCTTCTTATCTTATAGATAGTGAGCATATAAAGTCTAAAAACAATTTAATATTTAATTAATGCCGAAATTAAAACGAACCAAAATAGTTGCCACCTTAGGCCCATCGACCACCAAAAGAGAAGTTTTAAAAAAAATGATTTTGGAAGGAGTGGATGTTTTTCGTATCAACTTTTCCCACGCTAAATACGAAGACGTAAAAAAGCGAATTATCATGATCCGAGAGTTAGGGGAACAATTAGGTATTACTCCTGCAATTCTGGGCGATTTACAAGGCCCTAAATTACGGGTAGGTATTATGAAAGAAGAAGTGGTGGTTAAACCAGGAGATAAGCTTAGTTTCTGTACTGGAAAAGAGTTTGAAGGCACCAGTAAAAAGGTGTACATGAATTATGATAATTTCCCTAAAGATGTAAAAGCGGGCGAACGAATTTTATTGGACGACGGTAAATTAATGTTTGAAGTACTTGAAACCAATGGCAAAGATGAAGTGAAAACCAAAGTTATTCAAGGCGGGCCATTGCGTTCTCGCAAAGGGGTAAACCTACCTAACACTAACATTTCTTTACCAGCACTTACCGAAAAGGACAAAAAAGACGCCATTTTTGCAGTACAACAAGAGGTAGATTGGATTGCACTTTCGTTTGTGCGCCACGCCGAAGACTTAAAAGAATTGCAGGCTATTATTGAAGCACATTGCGATTACAAAATCCCGATTATAGCCAAAATAGAAAAGCCCGAAGCGGTACAAAACATTGATAAAATTGTTGCTTATTGTGACGGTTTAATGGTTGCTAGAGGCGATTTGGGAGTAGAAGTTCCAGCTGAAGAAGTACCACTCATTCAAAAAGAATTAGTATTAACAGCTAAGCGAGCTCGGATTCCCGTTATTATCGCTACGCAAATGATGGAAACAATGATCACCTCATTAACACCCACTCGGGCAGAAGTAAACGACGTCGCTAACTCTGTAATGGATGGTGCGGATGCCGTAATGCTGAGTGGTGAAACTTCGGTTGGTAAATATCCGGTAGAAGTGATTAAAACCATGGCCAATATTTGTAGAAGTGTAGAAAACTCTAACCTAATTGCTGTACCTCACGAGCCACCACAAATTAGAACCAATCGTTATATTACTAAATCGGTTTGTTACCATGCAGCAACCATGGCGAACGAAATTGATGCGACCGCAATTTGTACTTTGACTAACAGTGGTTATACAGCCTTTCAAATTTCGGCATGGCGACCAGACGCGAATATTTTGGCGTTTACTTCCAACAAACGTATTTTGTCACGGTTAAATTTACTGTGGGGTGTTAAAGCCTTTTACTATGACAAATTTGTAAGCACGGATGAAACGGTTGACGATGTAAACAAAATTGCCCAAAATCAAGGGTACGTAACAAAAGGTGACTACTTGATAAATCTTGCGGCAATGCCCATTGCTGATAAAGGAATGGTAAATACGTTAAGAGTATCATTGATTAAATAAAAAAAGCCGAGTTTTTAACTCGGCTTTTTCAATTTTAATAAATTTTTAATCCGCCATTTCAGTGCGTTCTAATTTCATTTTATTTCCTTCTTGGAGAATGTCTACAGAATAGCCATAGCCTTCAGTTCGGTAGTCGTAATTTATTTTTTCTAAATTATTATTTTTTCTATTCACGGTTAACTGGCTTGTCCAAGTTCCGCTTTTAGGGTCTTTTTCTTTAACGGTTTCTTCATTGCTTCCTTTTGGGTTGGGGTATGCAAAACTCTTCGGAATATCGAACAACTCGGCTGCAATATAGAATACTTCGTGCCACTTGTCTGTTGGGAGTACTAATGTTTCAGTGTTTGTAGGTTTACTAGCCGTTCCGCCGCTGGTTTCTGTAAATGAAACTCCTGGGAACTGTCCTTTTAAATCATCAGCGTAAATTTTAGCTTTTATGTCTTCTTCCGGAGGAAAAAATCTGGAAAGATATCCGTTAAAAGCATAACCGGTTTTCTGATTGTATTCAATTTGATGCATCGCGCCTCTAATACCGCCAATAGTCATCGTCTCTTCATCTTCTGGGGCAATTACTTTAATTTTTGTTCCGTACGGCATCACCCCTAATTTTTCACTGTTTAGGTTATTGTGTTCTCGTAATGTGAGTCCGCTTGAAGCAGTTACGTAGAGAAAATCTGGCGTGGTTTCGGTTTCTTTTTCAGCAAGGGCAAGTTCGTTGGTTTCTTCTGAAATTTCTGAAGATTCATTTGATTTCGTTTCATTTTTACAGGATAATACTGAAATGATCACGGTAAAAACAAGCAAAGAATAAGCTACTTTTTTCATAATAGATGGGTTTTGGAATTACTAATTAGATTCAAGTAGTTTTATTGCATGTTTTAAAAATCAAGTTTAAGTTGAACGTCTATACTTTCCTCAGGTTCGGGCTGTTGCTCCTTTTTTTCATTGTTGAGGTTCGATAAAGAAATCCCCAATAATCGCACCGAATTTTTCATTTTCTCTTGAAATAACAAATCTTTAACAGCTTCTAGCATTAATGACTTGCTTGAAATATAAAACGGTAACGTCTTGCTTCTAGTTTGTAACGTAAAATCGCTATACTTAATTTTAAGGGTAATCGTTTTTCCTGCCACATTGCTTTTTGTGAGGCGTCGTTCTACTTCTTCGGCAATGGTTTCAAGACGTTCCAACATATAGACTTCCGAAGAAATATTTTCTGAAAAAGTCCGCTCGGCAGCTAATGATTTTCTCGTTCTGGTTGGTTTTACGGCGCTGTTATGGATTCCGCGAACCACGTGGTAATAATAGCCACCACTTTTTCCGAAGTGTTCCTGTAAATACTCTAACGATTTGGATTTTAAATCTTCCCCTGTATAAATTCCGTGGCGATACATTTTTTCTTTGGTCACTTTCCCAACACCGTAAAACTTTTTAATGTCGAGTTTTTCTAAAAAATCTAAAACCTCTTCGGGCGGTACAGTTTTTTGCCCATTGGGTTTGTTGATGTCACTCGCAACCTTGGCAATAAACTTATTAATGGAAATCCCTGCGGAAGCATTCAGGCCGGTTTTCTCTTTAATTTTCTGCCTAATTTCTTTCGCAATTAAGGTCGCACTAGGATTTCCTTTTTTATTTTCTGAAACATCTAAATACGCTTCATCTAACGATAATGGTTCCACTAAATCGGTATATTCATGAAAGATCTTCCGGATTTGTTGCGAAACTTCCCGATAGCGATCAAAATTACTTTTTACAAAAATTAGATGGGGACAAAGGCGCTTTGCCGTTACACTGCTCATTGCCGATCGCACCCCAAATTTTCGCGCTTCATAACTTGCAGCACTAACGACCCCACGTTTACTGCTTCCGCCCACAGCTATAGCCTTTCCTCGTAATTCGGGATCGTCCAGCTGTTCTACTGAAGCATAAAACGCATCCATATCTACGTGAATTATTTTACGAATGGGCAGCCCTTCTTCCATAGTGTAAATTTAATATCTTTATAGCAACCAAATCTCTAAGAGTTTCAATTATTAAACAGAAAATTTTGGTTAACTACTAATTAAAAAAACCCGTTTGCGGGCATAATGATGAGCAAAACAGCGATTATTTTAGGAGCAACTGGTTTAACTGGAAGTATGTTGCTTCAGCAGTTACTTGATGACGATTCAATTTCGACCATAAAATTGTTCTCACGTAGTTCAAGTAACATAAAAAGCCCTAAAGTTGAAGAATATCTAATTGATATGTTTCAATTGGAAAAAGAAACGGAACGTTTTACCGGGGATGTTGTTTTTTGTTGCATTGGCACCACAAAATCAAAAACACCGGATAAGGAAACGTATAAAAAGATAGATTATGGTATTCCGGTAGCGGCGGCAAAACTTGCCAAGCAAAATTCTATTAAAAAATTTGTTGTAATTTCAGCTTTAGGATCAAACCCAGATAGTAGCGTATTTTATAACAAAGTAAAAGGTGAAATGGAGCGCGATGTGTTGCAGCAGAATATTTCAGAAACCTATATCTTGCAGCCGTCATTAATAGGTGGTGACCGAAATGAAAACAGAACGGGAGAGTCGATTGCGCAGTTTTTTGCTAAAACCTTCAGTTTTTTAATTCCTAAGAAATATAAAATGATTGAACCAGAAACCATTGCAAAAGCCATGCAAAATTTACTATATAAACCCTATGCTAAAACGAGAATCCCTTCAGATGAAATTAAAAAGATAGCAACAGTATGATTGAAATAGAACGGAAATTTTTAGTGACTTCCGAAGCTTTTAAAGAACACGCGTTTAAAAAAACGAGAATCGTACAAGGATTTTTAAATACACATCCCGAACGGACAGTGCGTGTGAGAATAAAAGGCACCGAAGGATTTATTACCGTAAAAGGCATTGGAAACGAAAGCGGAGCCAGCCGTTTTGAGTGGGAAAAGCAAATTACTGAAGAAGAGGCTGAATCGTTATTAGAACTTTGCGAACCGGGAAGTATTGAAAAAATAAGATATGAAGTAAAAGCTGGAAAGCATATTTTTGAAATAGATGAATTTTTTGGTAATAATAGAGGGTTAATTGTAGCTGAGGTTGAACTTCATGAAGAGCAGGAAACGGTCACCATCCCCAATTGGATAGGAAAAGAGGTTACCGGAGAAACAAAATATTACAATTCGCAACTAAGCAAGCACCCTTTTAAAACGTGGAATCATGAAAAATAAAATTAAGTTATTTTGTATGTTGGCAGTACTTTTTAGCTGCAATAATCCTCAAGAAAAAGAAGAAACAAACACTTTTGTTGAGGAAAAAGAGCAAGCATTGGAAACTGAAAAAGAATCAGCTGCACAACTTAAAAAAGAACTGACCGATAAAGGCTACCAGATTTTTGACTATGTAGATGAAAAAACCGGCGATACGGTATTGATGCAACAATATTTCATTGCTTTTTTAAAGCAAGGCACCAATAGATCGCAAAATAAAGCTGAGGCAGATAGTTTGCAAAAACTGCATTTAGCACATTTAGGCAGCATGTATGAACAAGGCTTTGCCGACATTTCAGGTCCTTTTGGGGATGATGGAGATATTCGCGGGATTACCATTTACAACGTACCTACACAACAAATGGCAGATAGTTTGGCTAATATGGACCCTATGGTACAAGCAGGTCGTTTAGCCATTGAAATACACCCGTGGTGGGCAGCAAAAGGGTTTTCGTTACGCTAATTAATCTATCAACGAAGCATCAATGACAATACCTCGTAAATTATAAACCACCAAGTGGTTTAGCATTTGCTGCGTGGAATATTGGGTGTTGAATTCAGGATCGGCCAGAATTTCATCAATTTTAAATAAGTGTATTTCAC comes from the Marixanthomonas ophiurae genome and includes:
- a CDS encoding CYTH domain-containing protein yields the protein MIEIERKFLVTSEAFKEHAFKKTRIVQGFLNTHPERTVRVRIKGTEGFITVKGIGNESGASRFEWEKQITEEEAESLLELCEPGSIEKIRYEVKAGKHIFEIDEFFGNNRGLIVAEVELHEEQETVTIPNWIGKEVTGETKYYNSQLSKHPFKTWNHEK
- a CDS encoding SH3 domain-containing protein translates to MKKVAYSLLVFTVIISVLSCKNETKSNESSEISEETNELALAEKETETTPDFLYVTASSGLTLREHNNLNSEKLGVMPYGTKIKVIAPEDEETMTIGGIRGAMHQIEYNQKTGYAFNGYLSRFFPPEEDIKAKIYADDLKGQFPGVSFTETSGGTASKPTNTETLVLPTDKWHEVFYIAAELFDIPKSFAYPNPKGSNEETVKEKDPKSGTWTSQLTVNRKNNNLEKINYDYRTEGYGYSVDILQEGNKMKLERTEMAD
- a CDS encoding YciI family protein — translated: MKNKIKLFCMLAVLFSCNNPQEKEETNTFVEEKEQALETEKESAAQLKKELTDKGYQIFDYVDEKTGDTVLMQQYFIAFLKQGTNRSQNKAEADSLQKLHLAHLGSMYEQGFADISGPFGDDGDIRGITIYNVPTQQMADSLANMDPMVQAGRLAIEIHPWWAAKGFSLR
- a CDS encoding IPExxxVDY family protein, with amino-acid sequence MLKSVMGKHRLVLEDDFRENFQILAIHCAVEPYKMAFYLNKYLQLRLKRRRTDLEFSKDGLEVQFPLFEFENTANYTVYNLVSNTCKSATAHTTASGGLFELNTSEEYVTTYLIPEYKKVDYFLKITSEHDQVSINTLLSEVNKIKSIISSYLIDSEHIKSKNNLIFN
- the dinB gene encoding DNA polymerase IV gives rise to the protein MEEGLPIRKIIHVDMDAFYASVEQLDDPELRGKAIAVGGSSKRGVVSAASYEARKFGVRSAMSSVTAKRLCPHLIFVKSNFDRYREVSQQIRKIFHEYTDLVEPLSLDEAYLDVSENKKGNPSATLIAKEIRQKIKEKTGLNASAGISINKFIAKVASDINKPNGQKTVPPEEVLDFLEKLDIKKFYGVGKVTKEKMYRHGIYTGEDLKSKSLEYLQEHFGKSGGYYYHVVRGIHNSAVKPTRTRKSLAAERTFSENISSEVYMLERLETIAEEVERRLTKSNVAGKTITLKIKYSDFTLQTRSKTLPFYISSKSLMLEAVKDLLFQEKMKNSVRLLGISLSNLNNEKKEQQPEPEESIDVQLKLDF
- the pyk gene encoding pyruvate kinase: MPKLKRTKIVATLGPSTTKREVLKKMILEGVDVFRINFSHAKYEDVKKRIIMIRELGEQLGITPAILGDLQGPKLRVGIMKEEVVVKPGDKLSFCTGKEFEGTSKKVYMNYDNFPKDVKAGERILLDDGKLMFEVLETNGKDEVKTKVIQGGPLRSRKGVNLPNTNISLPALTEKDKKDAIFAVQQEVDWIALSFVRHAEDLKELQAIIEAHCDYKIPIIAKIEKPEAVQNIDKIVAYCDGLMVARGDLGVEVPAEEVPLIQKELVLTAKRARIPVIIATQMMETMITSLTPTRAEVNDVANSVMDGADAVMLSGETSVGKYPVEVIKTMANICRSVENSNLIAVPHEPPQIRTNRYITKSVCYHAATMANEIDATAICTLTNSGYTAFQISAWRPDANILAFTSNKRILSRLNLLWGVKAFYYDKFVSTDETVDDVNKIAQNQGYVTKGDYLINLAAMPIADKGMVNTLRVSLIK
- a CDS encoding NAD(P)H-binding protein — its product is MMSKTAIILGATGLTGSMLLQQLLDDDSISTIKLFSRSSSNIKSPKVEEYLIDMFQLEKETERFTGDVVFCCIGTTKSKTPDKETYKKIDYGIPVAAAKLAKQNSIKKFVVISALGSNPDSSVFYNKVKGEMERDVLQQNISETYILQPSLIGGDRNENRTGESIAQFFAKTFSFLIPKKYKMIEPETIAKAMQNLLYKPYAKTRIPSDEIKKIATV